Proteins encoded together in one Fusobacterium perfoetens ATCC 29250 window:
- a CDS encoding NUDIX hydrolase, whose translation MEEFVFLKPRKMKHPVNGMTLEYLEKQSAIAALLVSNDGKKGYFVEQFRPGIKENSLEVIAGLIDEGEVPEDALYREVREEGGYSREDYDIIYEEKKPLAISPGYTEEKLSLYILKLKDKANQKELKLDEGEDLTGKWFDFDEILEKSQDFKTFYLVKIYKYLGK comes from the coding sequence ATGGAGGAATTTGTATTTTTAAAACCAAGAAAAATGAAACATCCAGTTAATGGGATGACTTTAGAATACTTAGAGAAGCAAAGTGCAATAGCAGCACTTTTAGTTTCTAATGATGGGAAAAAAGGATATTTTGTAGAACAATTTAGACCTGGCATTAAAGAAAATTCTTTAGAAGTTATAGCAGGACTTATAGATGAAGGTGAAGTACCAGAAGATGCTTTATATAGAGAAGTAAGAGAGGAAGGAGGATATTCTAGGGAAGATTATGATATTATTTATGAGGAAAAGAAACCTTTAGCAATATCTCCTGGATATACTGAAGAAAAATTGAGTTTATATATTTTAAAATTAAAAGATAAAGCAAATCAAAAAGAATTAAAGTTAGATGAAGGAGAAGATTTAACAGGAAAATGGTTTGATTTTGACGAAATTTTAGAGAAATCTCAGGATTTCAAAACTTTTTATTTAGTAAAAATATATAAATATTTAGGAAAATAA
- a CDS encoding response regulator transcription factor translates to MKPKNMGQINFFTEMSEHQISAQEFFGNVLLESIKRNFGLKKIVIFFFDVQGKFLSLINSEDTKKNDTKHPYKEFVLIDIIRHIIFQDAVRDKLTYFDVTPRIYKSTDIISKSDYNKSSYVEFLEKNFNAHYSLTVPFGINAYIQVSFFKSYDEGDFSEEETEELKKIYVYIANSYKNFKKYEQAKIIANIQNEIIARGEKAYLITDDFMHILSYNELAKDYLKDIFGEAVTEQINSEIPCYWLPFLLGDDMSNDEKDIKTRIIKNCIFKIYTYNQTYSNGIVDKYHWITISQKIPIKKEFSSSEDKLTKTEERIVELLHKGLTYKEISNELVVSYHTVKKHIQNIYTKCGVNSRFELYKWIEERE, encoded by the coding sequence ATGAAACCTAAAAATATGGGACAAATAAATTTTTTTACTGAAATGTCAGAACATCAAATTTCAGCACAAGAATTTTTTGGAAATGTTTTATTAGAATCAATTAAGAGAAATTTTGGGTTAAAAAAAATAGTTATTTTCTTTTTTGATGTTCAAGGAAAATTTTTATCTTTGATAAATTCAGAAGATACTAAAAAAAATGATACCAAACATCCTTATAAAGAATTTGTATTAATAGATATTATAAGACATATAATATTTCAGGATGCTGTAAGAGATAAATTAACTTATTTTGATGTAACTCCTAGAATATATAAATCAACAGACATTATAAGTAAAAGTGACTATAATAAATCTTCATATGTAGAGTTTTTGGAAAAGAATTTTAATGCACATTATAGTTTAACAGTACCTTTTGGAATAAATGCTTATATTCAAGTAAGTTTTTTTAAATCTTATGATGAGGGAGATTTTTCAGAAGAAGAAACAGAAGAATTAAAAAAGATATATGTATATATAGCAAATTCTTATAAAAATTTTAAGAAATATGAACAAGCTAAAATAATAGCTAATATTCAAAATGAAATAATAGCACGTGGAGAAAAGGCATATTTAATTACAGATGATTTTATGCATATTTTAAGTTATAATGAGCTTGCTAAGGATTATTTAAAAGATATATTTGGAGAAGCTGTTACAGAACAGATAAATAGTGAAATTCCTTGTTATTGGTTACCTTTTTTATTAGGAGATGATATGTCTAATGATGAAAAGGATATTAAGACAAGAATTATAAAAAATTGTATATTTAAAATTTATACATATAATCAAACTTACTCAAATGGAATTGTAGATAAATATCATTGGATAACTATTTCTCAAAAAATACCTATTAAAAAAGAGTTTAGTTCTTCAGAAGATAAATTAACAAAAACAGAGGAAAGAATAGTAGAATTATTACATAAAGGATTAACTTATAAAGAAATATCAAATGAATTAGTAGTAAGTTATCACACAGTGAAAAAGCACATTCAAAATATTTATACAAAATGTGGAGTAAATAGTCGTTTTGAATTATATAAATGGATAGAAGAAAGAGAATAA
- a CDS encoding HAD family hydrolase codes for MIGAFFDIDGTICRNSLLTEHFKKMIKYELIDPLVYEGKVKETFRLWTERVGDYDGYLLTLTESYVNAMIGISEKDNEFVSEQVMKLKGNRVYKYTRERIKWHKEQGHKVIFISGSPDFLVRRMAEKWGANDYQGSIYHIKDGKFSGEISPMWDSKNKIKSLNKFCEKYDIDLEKSFAYGDTSGDYSMLKSVGNPIAINPSKEFLDKIRNDKEIAQKVKIVIERKDVIYKVNINVETID; via the coding sequence ATGATAGGGGCTTTTTTTGATATAGATGGTACTATATGTAGAAATTCACTTTTAACAGAACACTTTAAAAAGATGATTAAATATGAATTAATTGACCCTTTAGTTTATGAAGGAAAAGTTAAAGAAACTTTTAGATTATGGACTGAGAGAGTAGGAGATTATGATGGATATTTATTAACTCTTACAGAAAGTTATGTAAATGCTATGATTGGAATTTCAGAAAAAGATAATGAGTTTGTATCAGAACAGGTAATGAAATTGAAAGGAAATAGAGTTTATAAATATACAAGAGAAAGAATAAAATGGCATAAAGAGCAAGGACATAAAGTAATTTTTATATCTGGAAGTCCTGATTTTCTAGTAAGAAGAATGGCTGAAAAATGGGGAGCTAATGATTATCAAGGTTCGATTTATCATATAAAAGATGGAAAATTTTCTGGTGAAATATCTCCTATGTGGGATTCTAAAAATAAAATTAAAAGTTTAAATAAATTTTGTGAAAAATATGATATTGATTTAGAAAAAAGTTTTGCTTATGGAGATACTAGTGGTGATTATTCAATGTTGAAATCTGTTGGGAATCCTATAGCAATTAATCCATCTAAAGAATTTTTAGATAAAATAAGAAATGATAAAGAAATTGCACAAAAGGTAAAAATAGTAATAGAAAGAAAAGATGTAATATACAAAGTTAATATAAATGTAGAAACTATAGATTAA
- a CDS encoding M48 family metallopeptidase, protein MNKLKLPDSLKDIEVVINRKKIKNIIIKIDDECKIKISLPFGVPNNYVEKIIEKREKWILEIISQKKKIKNNFDENFIYLGKSYQIQINNSMEEFCQLKNGKFYINIQKNSFENRKKLIDKWICENFYDLMIELTMTIGEKIGYTPIKIKFRDMKTRWGSCNSMKKSITYNHQLYKKSIYFIEYVVLHELAHIPYPHHQKTFWEFIEKIMPDWKERKKLGNI, encoded by the coding sequence ATGAATAAATTAAAATTACCAGATAGTTTAAAAGATATTGAAGTAGTTATTAATAGAAAAAAAATAAAAAATATAATAATAAAAATAGATGATGAGTGTAAAATAAAAATTTCCTTACCTTTTGGAGTACCAAATAATTATGTAGAAAAAATTATTGAAAAAAGGGAAAAATGGATATTAGAAATAATTAGTCAAAAGAAAAAAATAAAAAATAATTTTGATGAAAATTTTATTTATTTAGGAAAAAGTTATCAAATACAAATAAATAATTCTATGGAAGAATTTTGTCAATTAAAAAATGGAAAATTTTATATAAATATTCAGAAAAATTCTTTTGAAAATAGAAAAAAATTAATTGATAAGTGGATATGTGAAAATTTTTATGATTTAATGATAGAGTTAACTATGACTATAGGAGAAAAAATAGGATATACTCCAATTAAAATAAAATTTAGAGATATGAAAACTAGATGGGGTTCTTGTAATTCTATGAAAAAAAGTATTACCTACAATCATCAGTTGTATAAGAAATCTATTTATTTTATAGAATATGTTGTATTACATGAGTTAGCTCATATTCCATATCCTCATCATCAAAAAACTTTTTGGGAATTTATTGAAAAAATTATGCCTGATTGGAAAGAAAGAAAAAAATTAGGAAATATTTGA
- a CDS encoding HU family DNA-binding protein, with protein sequence MMKKKDFVALYQELGNIESFSVAAQQVELFMETMKVAMEKDDLVILRKFGNFEKRILKGREGRNPKTGEMIMTETKYRINFKPASTFNKRIDDFTKEQEKITKKRTRKSKNK encoded by the coding sequence ATGATGAAAAAGAAAGATTTTGTTGCTCTTTATCAAGAATTGGGAAATATTGAAAGTTTTTCTGTAGCAGCACAACAAGTAGAATTATTTATGGAAACTATGAAGGTGGCTATGGAAAAAGATGACCTTGTTATTTTAAGAAAATTTGGAAATTTTGAAAAAAGAATTTTAAAAGGTAGAGAAGGTAGAAATCCTAAAACTGGTGAAATGATTATGACTGAAACAAAATATAGAATTAATTTTAAACCAGCTTCTACTTTCAATAAAAGAATTGATGACTTCACTAAAGAACAAGAAAAAATTACTAAAAAAAGAACTCGTAAATCAAAAAATAAATAA
- the hpfH gene encoding (2S)-3-sulfopropanediol dehydratase activating enzyme, which yields MQEGIVFNIQRFTIHDGPGLRTELFLKGCPLRCDWCSNPESWSINIQPGVYKKKCISYKKCAECETACQEKNVLKFYRGKLIEIDREKCSNCMKCTDACPSEAIKQWGKKMSVEECMEIIRKDKGYYERSGGGVTVSGGDPLVQSDFVLELFKKCKEENIQTCCESTFYSDWKNIEKLLPYTDLIISDIKFMDREKHKQYTGVYNDLILENLKKLSKEKSEIILRIPVIPNINDDMENIKSTADFILNEMNNSVRTLQLLSFMRLGEEKYTSLGIPYKMENVKINRRSFQKKVNEIAKYFNERGIHCLVGTKEKE from the coding sequence GTGCAAGAGGGAATAGTTTTTAATATCCAAAGATTTACAATACATGATGGTCCTGGATTAAGAACAGAACTTTTTTTAAAAGGTTGTCCTTTGAGATGTGATTGGTGTAGTAATCCTGAAAGTTGGAGTATTAATATACAACCAGGAGTTTATAAGAAAAAATGTATCTCTTATAAGAAATGTGCAGAATGTGAGACAGCTTGTCAAGAAAAAAATGTTCTTAAGTTTTATAGAGGAAAACTTATAGAAATAGATAGGGAAAAATGTTCTAATTGTATGAAATGTACTGATGCCTGTCCTTCAGAAGCTATAAAGCAATGGGGTAAAAAGATGTCAGTAGAAGAATGTATGGAAATAATTAGAAAAGATAAAGGATATTATGAACGTTCTGGTGGAGGAGTTACAGTTTCAGGTGGAGACCCTTTAGTTCAAAGTGATTTTGTATTAGAACTTTTTAAAAAATGTAAAGAAGAAAATATTCAGACTTGTTGTGAATCAACATTTTATTCTGATTGGAAAAATATAGAAAAACTATTACCATATACAGATTTAATAATATCAGATATAAAATTTATGGATAGAGAAAAGCATAAACAATATACAGGAGTATATAATGATTTGATTTTAGAAAATTTAAAAAAATTGTCGAAAGAAAAATCAGAAATTATATTGAGAATACCTGTAATACCAAATATAAATGATGATATGGAAAATATAAAATCAACAGCAGATTTTATTTTAAATGAAATGAACAATTCAGTTAGAACTTTACAATTATTAAGTTTTATGAGATTGGGTGAAGAAAAATATACTTCTTTAGGTATTCCTTATAAAATGGAAAATGTAAAAATAAATAGACGAAGTTTTCAAAAAAAAGTAAATGAAATAGCTAAGTATTTTAATGAACGTGGAATTCATTGTTTAGTAGGAACAAAAGAAAAAGAATAA